One part of the Sorangiineae bacterium MSr11954 genome encodes these proteins:
- a CDS encoding protein kinase, with translation MTEPETFELGSASYRVMGELGRGGTSVVYEARRERAEGGAADDACDEAVAIKVFRDDLELSEREQQRFLREAERMRRVHHPGLATVFEAGTLADGRPYLLMPRLSGLSLAARLEHGPVPPEEAVRIFAELARAVHAVHEAGMVHRDIKPENVLLVRGSPVLLDFGIARDMHEESSTTTREGRIRGTPAYMAPERFFGEPASIASDIYELGVVLYAMLAGRLPWSSGTKMSERLHPGSVRLSSGMGDRGAGISPALAAAVLEALSTRPEIRPKDAARFALDVEAALRATGNPDSERVTADLRAHAPRETPSPSLAHTPHDAPSPASAPDAAPRARPLRRSFARVFLVGAPLAVLAAMAVRGTSRASPELAAAQPAEVRAIAPAPATANTPAQAIGATPPQTAANAPPPAAAKLQKAEAPHATSPPKAAKVPEGAAKARTTAALPIATARSSSDDTYFEDRQ, from the coding sequence GTGACCGAGCCTGAGACGTTCGAGCTCGGCTCGGCCAGCTACCGCGTGATGGGCGAGCTCGGTCGCGGCGGCACCAGCGTGGTGTACGAAGCACGGAGAGAGCGCGCGGAAGGTGGCGCAGCAGACGACGCATGCGACGAGGCCGTCGCCATCAAAGTCTTTCGCGATGATTTGGAGCTCTCGGAGCGGGAGCAGCAGCGTTTTCTGCGCGAGGCCGAGCGCATGCGCCGGGTCCACCACCCGGGGTTGGCCACCGTCTTCGAAGCCGGAACCTTGGCCGATGGGCGCCCCTATCTGTTGATGCCGCGCCTCTCGGGTCTCAGCCTCGCCGCGCGCCTCGAGCACGGGCCGGTGCCGCCCGAGGAGGCCGTGCGCATCTTCGCGGAGCTCGCGCGCGCCGTGCACGCCGTGCACGAGGCCGGGATGGTCCACCGCGATATCAAACCGGAGAATGTGCTCCTGGTCCGGGGAAGTCCGGTTTTATTGGACTTTGGTATCGCGCGCGACATGCACGAGGAGAGCTCGACGACCACCCGCGAAGGGCGGATTCGAGGCACGCCGGCTTATATGGCGCCGGAGCGGTTCTTCGGCGAGCCCGCGAGCATCGCGTCGGACATCTACGAGCTCGGGGTGGTGCTTTATGCGATGTTGGCCGGGCGCCTCCCGTGGAGCTCGGGCACCAAGATGAGCGAGCGCCTCCATCCCGGGAGCGTGCGTCTCTCGTCCGGCATGGGCGATCGGGGAGCGGGCATTTCGCCTGCGTTGGCCGCCGCGGTGCTCGAAGCCTTGTCGACCCGTCCCGAGATCCGCCCGAAGGACGCCGCCAGGTTCGCGCTCGACGTGGAGGCCGCGCTTCGTGCGACGGGAAACCCCGATTCGGAGCGCGTCACGGCCGATCTGCGCGCGCACGCGCCGCGCGAAACGCCGTCGCCATCCTTGGCCCACACGCCCCACGATGCCCCGTCGCCGGCGAGCGCGCCGGATGCCGCGCCCCGTGCGCGGCCCCTCCGGCGCTCGTTTGCGCGGGTGTTCCTGGTGGGCGCGCCCCTCGCGGTGCTCGCGGCCATGGCCGTGCGCGGGACGTCGCGCGCGTCGCCCGAGCTTGCCGCGGCGCAACCCGCCGAGGTGCGCGCGATCGCGCCGGCGCCGGCCACCGCAAACACCCCGGCGCAGGCCATCGGCGCCACGCCGCCGCAGACCGCGGCGAACGCTCCGCCGCCAGCTGCCGCAAAGCTGCAAAAGGCGGAGGCGCCCCATGCGACTTCGCCCCCCAAAGCGGCAAAAGTGCCAGAGGGCGCGGCAAAAGCGCGAACAACGGCGGCTCTGCCGATCGCGACGGCGCGCTCCTCCAGCGACGATACGTATTTCGAGGATCGGCAATGA
- a CDS encoding TetR/AcrR family transcriptional regulator — MPRPKSSGPTTSTKGEAARERIILATVACIERLGIEGTGVREIAEEANVNGAAINYHFRSKDNLLGIVLERTLDEAFSQVLVDFDALVQGGASPRAALESVFDDAVGGAIRYPRITYAHLREPIVEQYYEGAVMRRLNDFIDGLTRRLFPKRSEQAERRARMALAQMWSVVMISGLLPRFFHQTGGVELENPEMRRQFVAQLVRLVFSDEPAVSERHPHGAMKKK, encoded by the coding sequence ATGCCTCGACCGAAGTCATCGGGCCCTACCACCAGCACCAAAGGCGAAGCCGCGCGCGAGCGCATCATCCTGGCCACCGTGGCATGCATCGAGCGCCTGGGCATCGAGGGCACCGGCGTTCGCGAGATCGCCGAAGAGGCGAACGTGAACGGGGCCGCCATCAACTACCACTTTCGCAGCAAGGACAACTTGCTCGGCATCGTGCTCGAGCGCACCCTCGACGAGGCCTTCTCCCAGGTGCTCGTCGACTTCGATGCGCTGGTGCAAGGGGGAGCGAGCCCGCGCGCGGCCCTCGAGAGCGTGTTCGACGATGCGGTGGGGGGAGCCATCCGCTACCCACGAATCACCTATGCGCACCTGCGGGAGCCCATCGTCGAGCAATACTACGAGGGCGCCGTCATGCGCAGGCTGAACGACTTCATCGACGGGCTCACGCGGCGGCTCTTTCCAAAACGGTCGGAGCAGGCCGAAAGACGCGCCCGTATGGCGCTGGCTCAAATGTGGTCGGTGGTGATGATCTCCGGCCTGCTCCCCCGCTTCTTTCACCAGACGGGCGGGGTCGAGCTCGAGAACCCCGAGATGCGCCGCCAGTTCGTCGCCCAGCTCGTTCGCCTCGTGTTCTCCGACGAGCCGGCCGTCTCCGAGCGGCACCCGCACGGCGCCATGAAGAAGAAGTGA